A single region of the Malus sylvestris chromosome 8, drMalSylv7.2, whole genome shotgun sequence genome encodes:
- the LOC126631449 gene encoding uncharacterized protein LOC126631449, with amino-acid sequence KVLSLVAMVKALKKDKEHLMINLHMADEEVKLLFEENKVLDVENKRLLRLYPKERNHSASGGKHTDSALAKSNKRKLSSKTSNLIQGKIDFSEQEAARQSLSPLRCNSPNSRTYKK; translated from the exons AAAGTTCTATCACTAGTTGCTATGGTAAAGGCACTTAAGAAGGATAAGGAACATCTTATGATCAATCTTCATATGGCTGATGAGGAG GTCAAATTGCTTTTTGAAGAAAACAAAGTCCTAGATGTGGAGAATAAAAGATTACTGAGGTTGTACCCGAAGGAAAGAAACCATTCTGCTTCTGGTGGAAAACATACTGACAGTGCATTAGCGAAG TCAAATAAGCGCAAATTAAGCTCTAAGACAAGCAACCTGATTCAAGGGAAGATTGATTTCAGTGAGCAAGAAGCAGCAAGACAGTCCCTATCACCCTTGCGCTGTAACTCCCCTAACTCTAGAACCTATAAGAAGTAG